In Rattus rattus isolate New Zealand chromosome 3, Rrattus_CSIRO_v1, whole genome shotgun sequence, one genomic interval encodes:
- the Kcna2 gene encoding potassium voltage-gated channel subfamily A member 2: protein MTVATGDPVDEAAALPGHPQDTYDPEADHECCERVVINISGLRFETQLKTLAQFPETLLGDPKKRMRYFDPLRNEYFFDRNRPSFDAILYYYQSGGRLRRPVNVPLDIFSEEIRFYELGEEAMEMFREDEGYIKEEERPLPENEFQRQVWLLFEYPESSGPARIIAIVSVMVILISIVSFCLETLPIFRDENEDMHGGGVTFHTYSNSTIGYQQSTSFTDPFFIVETLCIIWFSFEFLVRFFACPSKAGFFTNIMNIIDIVAIIPYFITLGTELAEKPEDAQQGQQAMSLAILRVIRLVRVFRIFKLSRHSKGLQILGQTLKASMRELGLLIFFLFIGVILFSSAVYFAEADERDSQFPSIPDAFWWAVVSMTTVGYGDMVPTTIGGKIVGSLCAIAGVLTIALPVPVIVSNFNYFYHRETEGEEQAQYLQVTSCPKIPSSPDLKKSRSASTISKSDYMEIQEGVNNSNEDFREENLKTANCTLANTNYVNITKMLTDV from the coding sequence ATGACAGTGGCTACCGGAGACCCAGTGGATGAGGCTGCTGCCCTCCCTGGGCACCCTCAAGACACCTATGACCCAGAGGCAGACCACGAGTGCTGTGAAAGAGTGGTGATTAACATCTCAGGCCTGCGGTTCGAGACTCAGCTAAAGACCTTAGCCCAGTTCCCAGAGACCCTCTTAGGAGACCCCAAGAAACGGATGAGGTACTTTGATCCCCTCCGAAATGAGTACTTTTTTGATCGCAACCGCCCTAGCTTTGATGCCATTTTGTACTACTACCAGTCTGGGGGCAGGTTGAGGCGACCTGTGAATGTGCCCTTAGATATCTTCTCCGAAGAAATCCGGTTTTATGAGCTAGGAGAAGAGGCAATGGAGATGTTTCGGGAGGATGAAGGCTACATCAAGGAAGAAGAACGTCCCCTGCCTGAAAATGAGTTTCAGAGACAGGTGTGGCTTCTCTTTGAATACCCTGAGAGCTCAGGGCCGGCCAGGATCATAGCCATTGTATCTGTGATGGTCATTCTGATCTCGATCGTCAGCTTCTGTCTGGAAACCTTGCCCATCTTCCGGGATGAGAACGAGGACATGCATGGTGGTGGGGTGACCttccacacctattccaacagcaCCATTGGGTACCAGCAGTCCACCTCCTTCACCGACCCTTTCTTCATCGTAGAGACTCTCTGCATCATCTGGTTCTCCTTTGAGTTTCTGGTTAGATTCTTTGCCTGTCCCAGCAAAGCTGGCTTCTTCACCAACATCATGAACATCATTGACATTGTGGCTATCATCCCTTACTTTATCACCCTGGGGACAGAGTTAGCTGAGAAGCCAGAGGACGCCCAGCAAGGCCAGCAGGCCATGTCACTGGCCATTCTCCGTGTCATCCGGTTGGTAAGAGTCTTTAGGATTTTCAAGTTGTCCAGACACTCCAAAGGTCTGCAGATTCTAGGTCAGACCCTCAAGGCCAGCATGAGGGAATTGGGCCTCCTGATATTCTTCCTCTTCATCGGGGTCATCCTCTTCTCTAGTGCTGTCTATTTTGCAGAAGCTGATGAGCGAGATTCCCAGTTCCCCAGCATCCCGGATGCCTTCTGGTGGGCAGTCGTCTCCATGACAACTGTAGGCTATGGAGACATGGTTCCAACTACCATTGGGGGAAAGATAGTGGGTTCTCTGTGTGCAATTGCAGGTGTGTTAACCATTGCCTTACCAGTCCCTGTCATAGTGTCTAATTTCAACTACTTCTACCAccgggagacagagggagaggagcagGCCCAGTACTTGCAAGTGACAAGTTGTCCAAAGATCCCGTCCTCCCCTGACCTAAAGAAAAGTAGAAGTGCCTCTACCATAAGTAAGTCTGATTACATGGAGATACAGGAGGGAGTAAACAACAGTAATGAGGACTTTAGAGAGGAGAACTTAAAAACAGCCAACTGTACCTTGGCTAACACAAACTATGTGAATATTACCAAAATGTTAACTGATGTCTGA